Proteins co-encoded in one Flavobacterium sp. M31R6 genomic window:
- a CDS encoding aldo/keto reductase → MKYTTLPNTDIKVSKICLGTMTFGQQNTESEGHAQMDYALEKGVNFFDTAEMYSIPGKKETYGSTEKIIGTWFKKTGKREEVVLASKIAGPSPIFGYMREKLDFSPASIQYALDNSLQRLQTDYLDLYQLHWPERKTNFFGQRGYKVQDDAWEDNIHAVLESLDGFVKAGKIKHIGVSNENPWGMMRFLEESKYNNLPRIKTIQNPYSLLNRLFENASAEVCLRENVGLLAYSPLAFGVLSGKFLTGESHPNARLSLFPQYSRYSSAKSTEATKLYQEIAHKHGLTLTQLALAFVQQQPFLTSSIIGATTMEQLKENIDTIQVTLSDDVLKEIDAVQAIIPDPAP, encoded by the coding sequence ATGAAATACACTACTTTACCGAATACCGATATAAAAGTCAGTAAAATATGCCTAGGAACAATGACTTTTGGGCAACAAAACACCGAATCTGAAGGGCATGCCCAGATGGATTATGCACTCGAAAAGGGAGTCAATTTCTTTGATACTGCCGAGATGTATTCTATCCCAGGTAAGAAAGAAACTTACGGAAGTACCGAAAAAATAATTGGAACGTGGTTCAAGAAAACCGGAAAAAGAGAAGAAGTAGTTTTGGCATCTAAGATTGCTGGACCAAGTCCTATTTTTGGTTATATGCGTGAAAAATTAGATTTTTCTCCTGCTAGTATTCAATATGCCTTGGACAATAGTTTGCAGCGTCTTCAAACTGATTATTTAGATCTTTATCAATTGCATTGGCCAGAACGCAAAACCAATTTTTTTGGACAACGTGGTTACAAAGTTCAAGATGATGCTTGGGAAGACAATATCCATGCTGTTCTGGAATCTTTGGATGGTTTTGTAAAAGCTGGAAAAATAAAACATATTGGAGTTTCCAATGAAAATCCTTGGGGAATGATGCGTTTTCTGGAAGAAAGCAAATACAATAATTTACCAAGAATTAAAACCATTCAAAATCCGTATTCGTTATTGAATCGTCTATTCGAAAATGCATCTGCCGAAGTTTGCCTTCGTGAGAATGTTGGGTTATTGGCGTATTCACCATTGGCTTTTGGTGTTCTGTCGGGGAAATTCTTAACTGGTGAATCCCATCCTAATGCACGATTGAGTTTGTTTCCGCAGTATTCGAGATACAGTAGTGCAAAATCTACTGAAGCAACAAAACTGTATCAAGAGATTGCTCACAAACATGGATTGACATTGACTCAACTGGCTCTGGCTTTTGTACAACAACAGCCTTTTTTGACGAGTTCAATTATTGGAGCCACTACAATGGAACAACTCAAAGAAAATATTGACACAATTCAGGTAACACTTTCTGATGATGTTTTAAAAGAAATAGATGCTGTTCAGGCCATTATTCCTGATCCGGCTCCTTAA
- a CDS encoding DUF4139 domain-containing protein, translating into MFKKTILSVLLLVTAFALAQKPIFTTAKVKAATVYFNAAEISQNTTVNLPLGTSEIVIKNVAVDLNENSVQIGAPASVTVLSVQFTNDYVSEYEVDLKSPALKKVKDSIVLVQKEILKLGNAKNSETKTLALLDKNQQVSGVNSGLNVMELMKMVDYYKAKQTEIANTINSLTEKEQKLNETLQKLNNKLEVDTSKEEKTSSGKLIVQVMNNLAGAVPLDITYLSNNASWTPFYDLRTESVTAPINMMYKAQVIQNTGIDWKKVKLTLSSGVPNQNNQAPLLSSWFLNYRTNERLQEVVVMGYGSKKKGVTNQLQGKVAGVQIANQEMNAQPIMMAESSVSDYTTVSENQLNVSFDIDIPYDILSNGKVHSVSLKEIKLPASYKYYTVPKADKDAFLLAQIADYSKYNLLRGEANIIFEGMYVGKTFIEPSQTSDTLSLSMGRDKKVTIKREKVVDQSGTKFLSSKKEQTFTFDITLRNNKKEAIEMLLKDQYPLSSNKDIEVELLQSDNAKVNPETGILTWQLQMKPNETKKIRISYKVRYPKDEVIENL; encoded by the coding sequence ATGTTTAAAAAAACAATACTATCAGTCCTTTTATTGGTTACTGCTTTTGCTTTGGCACAAAAACCAATTTTTACCACCGCCAAAGTAAAAGCCGCAACGGTGTATTTTAATGCTGCCGAGATATCGCAAAACACCACTGTAAATTTACCCTTGGGCACAAGTGAAATTGTCATCAAAAATGTAGCAGTTGACCTAAATGAAAATTCGGTGCAAATAGGTGCGCCAGCATCTGTAACAGTACTTTCTGTTCAATTTACCAATGATTATGTTTCGGAGTATGAAGTAGATTTGAAATCGCCTGCGCTAAAAAAAGTAAAAGACAGTATTGTTTTGGTACAAAAAGAGATTTTAAAATTAGGTAATGCCAAAAATTCGGAAACGAAAACATTGGCACTTTTAGACAAAAACCAACAAGTTTCAGGCGTAAATTCGGGTTTGAACGTGATGGAATTAATGAAAATGGTCGATTATTACAAAGCCAAACAAACTGAAATCGCCAACACCATAAATTCATTAACAGAAAAGGAACAAAAACTGAATGAGACCCTTCAAAAATTGAACAATAAACTCGAAGTAGATACGAGCAAAGAAGAGAAAACCTCGTCCGGTAAATTGATTGTTCAAGTGATGAATAATTTGGCCGGAGCAGTTCCGCTAGATATTACTTATTTGTCGAATAATGCTTCTTGGACTCCTTTCTACGATTTGCGTACCGAAAGTGTAACAGCACCAATAAATATGATGTACAAAGCGCAGGTGATTCAAAACACAGGAATCGATTGGAAAAAAGTAAAACTAACTTTGTCCAGCGGCGTACCAAATCAAAACAATCAAGCGCCTTTGTTAAGTTCCTGGTTCTTGAACTACAGAACGAATGAAAGATTGCAAGAAGTAGTTGTGATGGGCTATGGCTCGAAGAAAAAAGGAGTAACAAATCAATTGCAGGGAAAAGTTGCGGGTGTTCAAATTGCTAACCAAGAAATGAATGCACAACCTATAATGATGGCAGAATCTTCTGTTTCTGACTACACAACGGTATCCGAAAACCAACTGAACGTCTCTTTTGACATCGATATCCCTTATGATATTTTATCAAATGGAAAAGTACACAGTGTCTCGTTAAAAGAAATCAAACTACCAGCATCTTATAAATATTATACCGTTCCAAAAGCGGACAAAGACGCTTTTTTACTGGCACAAATTGCCGACTACAGCAAATACAATTTGTTGAGAGGTGAAGCCAATATCATTTTTGAAGGTATGTATGTGGGCAAAACTTTTATAGAGCCGAGCCAAACCAGCGACACTTTGAGTTTGAGTATGGGTCGTGATAAAAAAGTGACCATCAAACGAGAAAAAGTAGTCGATCAGTCGGGTACCAAATTTTTGTCTTCCAAAAAAGAGCAAACTTTTACCTTTGACATCACCCTTAGAAACAACAAAAAAGAAGCGATTGAGATGTTGCTAAAAGATCAATATCCGTTGAGTTCTAATAAAGATATTGAAGTTGAATTGTTACAAAGCGACAATGCCAAAGTAAATCCCGAAACAGGAATCCTGACCTGGCAATTGCAGATGAAACCAAATGAAACCAAGAAAATTAGAATTAGTTACAAAGTGAGATATCCAAAAGATGAAGTTATAGAGAATTTGTAA
- a CDS encoding VWA domain-containing protein encodes MKTTLFISALLATTISFASCNSSNAKPIKNIGTEKPTENTKIQVALLLDTSNSMDGLIDQAKSRLWNIVNTLTTLKYSGKTPDIEIALYEYGNDGLAQQSNYIRQVTPLTTDLDLISEKLFALKTNGGNEYCGAVIQDATKKLQWKKETSNMKLIYIAGNEAFDQGGINYKEAISDALKNDIYVNTIFCGSSMEGINTFWKDGADYGKGKYFNIDSNLSVQYVSTPYDDQISNCNVKINNTYIGYGAKGSSKKMNQEAQDKNAQGVSSANYAERAVSKSKAVYKNESWDLVDRVKEDPKAIAKIKKEELPAELQNKSEAEVEVIVTQKAKEREIIQKEIGELAKKRQQYIDAETKKTKSQDDLGNAINTSIVALAKAKGYTVER; translated from the coding sequence ATGAAAACGACTTTATTTATCTCCGCGCTTTTGGCAACCACAATTTCTTTTGCAAGCTGTAATTCTTCGAATGCAAAGCCAATAAAAAACATTGGAACAGAAAAACCAACTGAAAACACCAAAATTCAAGTCGCACTTTTATTAGATACTTCCAACAGTATGGACGGATTAATCGACCAAGCCAAATCCAGACTTTGGAACATCGTAAACACGCTCACAACTCTTAAATATTCCGGTAAAACTCCCGATATCGAAATTGCGTTGTATGAATACGGCAACGACGGATTGGCACAACAATCCAATTATATTAGACAAGTAACACCGCTTACCACCGACTTGGACTTGATCTCCGAAAAATTATTTGCTTTGAAAACCAACGGCGGAAATGAGTATTGCGGTGCGGTAATTCAAGATGCAACCAAAAAATTGCAATGGAAAAAAGAAACTAGCAATATGAAACTCATTTATATTGCAGGAAATGAAGCCTTCGACCAAGGAGGAATAAACTACAAAGAAGCCATCAGCGATGCCTTGAAAAATGATATTTATGTGAACACTATTTTCTGCGGAAGCAGTATGGAAGGAATTAATACCTTTTGGAAAGACGGCGCCGATTATGGAAAAGGGAAATACTTCAACATTGATTCTAACTTATCGGTTCAATACGTATCAACGCCTTATGACGATCAAATATCCAACTGCAATGTAAAAATCAATAACACCTATATTGGCTACGGAGCAAAGGGTTCTTCTAAAAAAATGAACCAAGAAGCACAAGACAAAAATGCACAGGGAGTTTCATCTGCCAATTATGCCGAACGCGCCGTAAGCAAATCCAAAGCAGTCTATAAAAATGAAAGCTGGGACTTAGTTGACCGTGTAAAAGAAGATCCCAAAGCGATTGCAAAAATCAAAAAAGAGGAATTACCCGCGGAGCTTCAAAACAAATCAGAAGCCGAAGTGGAAGTAATTGTTACCCAAAAAGCAAAAGAAAGAGAGATAATCCAAAAAGAAATTGGTGAATTGGCCAAAAAACGCCAACAATATATCGATGCCGAAACCAAAAAAACAAAATCACAAGACGATTTGGGAAATGCCATAAACACTTCTATTGTAGCTTTAGCGAAAGCAAAAGGCTATACGGTCGAACGATAA
- a CDS encoding histidine kinase, translated as MRLLNLYFIFLLTLLFPIGTMAQDSLYKSKSMPVSKMSRVSNDLKKSLEVNDEAQIAQNYERLANEFLNKGDNAKAEEYFKKAITSYAKLKLVDDKTRVTRSLAKVQESQKDYESAIKNYDKAGNIAADKSLEEINTNDANRLRAVASPVAQVGYLNSNIELLKKENKEEEVSAAYVQKAENSLQQKNKEVAIESYHQALAYAKGKPATIIKINNEIAKVYASDNQFDKAIGINEKLLADAKTKKDFNTQIKQLQSLSDLYFQKEEPNKAVTALKEAFALALQKGNSAEAKKSLISLTQYYNEKGKNRESLALYGQFLQNFEQLVQSDTTLMDTKAFQVSEDKIRQLEKEKSLKDELITKTNTFNYFLLGSIGLLLLLFLWIVKSLFSIKTKNKEIALQSLRREMNPHFIFNSLNSVNQFISENKELEANKYLTSYSNLMRNTMENSNKDFITLDNELEQLKKYLELEHLRFQDKFDFKISVDPELDPERTMVPNMIIQPHLENAIWHGLRYLDAKGLLQLNIQLFNGQVVIRIEDDGIGLTKSQELKTSNQKAHESRGMSNTKERIGLLNELYKKNIAFQIFEKALPETGTVIEIVFPLIDKIG; from the coding sequence ATGCGTTTACTAAATCTATATTTCATTTTCCTTCTAACGCTGTTGTTTCCTATCGGAACAATGGCTCAGGATTCTTTGTATAAAAGCAAATCGATGCCGGTTTCTAAGATGAGTAGGGTAAGTAATGATTTGAAAAAATCTTTGGAGGTAAATGACGAAGCTCAAATTGCCCAAAATTATGAACGATTGGCCAATGAATTTCTTAATAAAGGAGATAATGCCAAAGCCGAAGAGTATTTCAAAAAAGCCATCACGAGCTACGCCAAACTGAAGTTGGTTGATGATAAAACCCGCGTAACCAGAAGCCTTGCCAAAGTGCAGGAATCCCAGAAAGACTATGAATCGGCGATTAAAAATTATGATAAGGCAGGGAATATTGCTGCAGATAAAAGCCTTGAAGAAATCAATACGAATGATGCTAATCGTTTGCGTGCTGTTGCGAGTCCGGTGGCTCAAGTCGGCTACCTCAATTCGAATATAGAGTTGCTAAAAAAGGAAAATAAAGAAGAAGAAGTTTCAGCGGCCTATGTTCAAAAAGCCGAGAATTCTTTGCAACAAAAAAATAAGGAAGTTGCCATAGAAAGTTACCATCAGGCGCTCGCTTACGCAAAAGGAAAACCGGCAACGATCATCAAAATTAACAATGAAATTGCTAAAGTATATGCGTCAGACAATCAGTTTGACAAGGCAATTGGCATTAATGAAAAACTATTGGCAGATGCTAAAACCAAGAAAGATTTCAATACTCAAATTAAACAATTGCAATCGCTATCGGATCTATATTTCCAAAAAGAAGAGCCTAATAAAGCGGTCACGGCATTGAAGGAAGCCTTTGCTTTGGCACTTCAAAAAGGAAATTCTGCCGAGGCAAAAAAGAGTTTGATTTCGTTAACGCAGTATTACAATGAAAAAGGAAAGAACAGGGAAAGTTTGGCTTTGTACGGTCAATTTCTTCAAAATTTTGAGCAATTAGTGCAATCCGACACAACTTTGATGGATACCAAAGCGTTTCAGGTTAGCGAAGATAAAATCCGCCAATTGGAAAAAGAAAAATCGTTGAAAGACGAGCTAATTACCAAGACAAATACTTTTAATTACTTCCTTTTAGGTTCGATAGGATTGCTTTTGTTGTTGTTTCTGTGGATTGTAAAATCGCTTTTTTCTATCAAAACAAAGAACAAAGAAATTGCATTGCAGTCGTTACGACGCGAAATGAATCCGCATTTTATTTTCAACAGTCTTAATAGTGTGAATCAATTTATATCCGAGAACAAAGAATTGGAAGCCAATAAATACCTGACTTCGTATTCGAATTTGATGCGAAATACGATGGAGAATTCCAACAAGGATTTCATTACCTTGGATAACGAGTTGGAGCAATTGAAAAAGTATTTGGAATTGGAACATTTGCGCTTTCAGGATAAATTTGATTTCAAGATAAGCGTTGACCCAGAATTGGATCCCGAAAGAACTATGGTTCCCAATATGATTATTCAGCCTCATTTGGAGAATGCTATTTGGCACGGTTTGCGGTATTTGGATGCCAAAGGGTTGTTGCAATTGAATATTCAGTTATTCAACGGCCAAGTTGTGATTCGTATTGAAGATGATGGTATTGGCTTGACTAAAAGCCAAGAGCTGAAAACGAGTAATCAAAAAGCACATGAATCGCGAGGGATGAGCAATACGAAAGAGCGCATTGGTTTGCTTAATGAGTTGTACAAAAAGAATATTGCGTTCCAGATTTTTGAGAAAGCCTTGCCGGAAACAGGAACCGTAATCGAAATTGTTTTTCCATTAATTGATAAAATAGGATGA
- a CDS encoding LytTR family DNA-binding domain-containing protein: protein MSFQKIKSVIVEDELAAREVLKNYLSKYCPQVEVIGEAQNIKEAVPLLHELQPQLVFLDVEMPFGNAFDVLEACKDLHFETIFVTAFSEYSLKALNQSAAYYLLKPISIEELIVAVNKVHHQILNHEIFNRNRIIVENFKETKPEKQQVILPTLEGFEVVKMEDIVRLRGNGNFTDLYLHSGSKKMACRFLKHFSEILPLPFIRVHKSHIINLNYVKSYNKGGIITLNDATEIEVSPTYKEDFLRNFK, encoded by the coding sequence ATGAGTTTTCAAAAGATAAAAAGCGTAATTGTCGAAGATGAATTGGCGGCACGAGAAGTGCTCAAGAATTATTTGAGCAAATATTGTCCGCAAGTGGAGGTCATTGGCGAAGCCCAAAACATAAAAGAGGCTGTTCCGTTGTTGCACGAATTACAGCCACAGTTGGTTTTTTTGGATGTGGAAATGCCTTTTGGCAATGCTTTTGATGTTCTCGAAGCTTGCAAGGATTTGCATTTTGAGACTATTTTTGTAACCGCTTTTTCGGAGTATTCTTTGAAAGCGTTGAATCAAAGCGCGGCCTATTATTTGCTGAAACCCATTAGCATTGAAGAATTAATCGTGGCGGTAAACAAAGTACATCATCAAATTCTCAATCACGAAATTTTTAACAGAAACAGGATAATCGTTGAAAATTTTAAGGAAACTAAACCCGAAAAACAACAGGTAATTTTACCAACATTGGAAGGTTTTGAAGTAGTAAAAATGGAAGATATCGTCCGCCTTCGCGGTAACGGTAATTTCACAGACTTATATCTCCATAGCGGAAGCAAGAAAATGGCTTGTCGTTTTTTGAAGCATTTCTCGGAAATCCTGCCTTTGCCTTTTATCCGCGTTCACAAATCCCATATCATCAATTTGAACTATGTGAAATCGTATAACAAGGGTGGCATTATTACTTTAAACGATGCAACAGAAATTGAAGTTTCCCCAACGTACAAAGAGGATTTTTTGAGGAATTTTAAGTAA
- a CDS encoding transglycosylase domain-containing protein — MRTNKQKLLLASKILGIVIAVLLIGFLVFRNELLDQAIDKVSTTMKLEYNSEFAIKKASFDGISGIELNEITLAPKNRDTIFKIQKIKTSVNLWRLLIGDVQLGTLEIKNGYVQLTKKGKIKNFGAFLKKDKNEPKTNKKRDYAEFAYRIISKVLNLVPTDMTLENLVFKLDDNGKKATVNFKKLTLYQTKLESSIEVQTNTFAQRWRINGIADPRNKKGDLHFFNIDTGAIKVPYFDERYNLKASFDSIRFNVQNIDMSGGELHLDGYTSITNLKMNHKRIANKDVIIKNARFDYRFLLGSDFISIDSSSTFQFNKIKLHPYLSYNTEEDTVYKLKVAIPKMKAQDFITSLPDGLFTHFQGMEATGDFDYKLDFMFNKNRPNTIVFKSNITKQNLKITKYGNIDLAKLNGEFTYRAIDKGVPQRPVFVGASNPYYTPLDQISPYLQKCVLTSEDPSFMSHHGFINEAFKQSILKNIRTKKFSRGASTISMQLVKNVFLTREKTLSRKLEEILLVYIIENNRITSKQRMLEVYFNIIEWGPNIYGIGEAAEFYFQKRPADLNVQECLFLATIIPKPKKFMWQFDQEGLQKAYATKQQAFLRNLMFRRGLLVPEDTIGLSAPITLTGRAHSLLNIKVQDTTVIDSTSAKEEFDF, encoded by the coding sequence ATGAGAACTAACAAACAAAAGTTACTACTTGCTTCCAAAATACTTGGGATAGTTATTGCTGTACTCTTAATTGGTTTTCTTGTATTTAGGAACGAACTTTTGGATCAGGCCATCGACAAAGTTTCTACCACAATGAAACTGGAATACAATAGTGAGTTTGCAATCAAAAAAGCTTCTTTTGACGGTATTTCAGGAATAGAATTGAACGAAATCACACTGGCACCAAAAAACCGGGACACTATTTTTAAAATTCAAAAAATAAAAACAAGTGTCAATTTATGGCGTCTGCTAATTGGCGATGTTCAGCTCGGAACTCTTGAAATAAAAAATGGTTATGTTCAGTTAACCAAAAAAGGAAAGATCAAAAACTTTGGTGCTTTCTTGAAAAAAGACAAAAACGAACCCAAAACCAATAAAAAAAGAGATTACGCCGAATTTGCCTATCGAATTATCTCCAAAGTCCTCAATTTGGTTCCAACGGATATGACTCTTGAAAACTTGGTATTCAAACTCGATGACAATGGCAAAAAAGCAACCGTAAACTTCAAAAAACTAACTTTATATCAAACTAAATTAGAATCGTCTATCGAGGTTCAAACCAACACTTTTGCGCAACGTTGGAGAATCAACGGTATTGCAGACCCTAGAAACAAAAAAGGAGATTTACACTTTTTCAATATTGACACCGGCGCTATCAAAGTTCCTTATTTTGATGAGCGTTACAACCTAAAAGCTAGTTTTGATTCCATTCGATTCAATGTTCAAAATATTGACATGAGTGGTGGCGAATTGCACTTGGACGGTTATACTTCGATTACAAATTTGAAAATGAATCATAAAAGGATTGCCAACAAAGATGTCATTATCAAAAATGCGAGATTTGATTACCGTTTCTTATTGGGTTCGGATTTTATTTCTATCGACAGCAGTTCGACTTTTCAATTCAACAAAATTAAACTTCATCCTTACCTTTCTTATAACACCGAAGAAGATACGGTTTATAAACTAAAAGTGGCTATTCCGAAAATGAAAGCTCAAGATTTTATCACCTCTCTTCCTGATGGTTTGTTTACCCATTTTCAAGGTATGGAAGCCACCGGAGATTTTGATTATAAATTGGATTTTATGTTCAACAAAAATAGGCCAAATACCATTGTTTTCAAAAGCAACATAACCAAACAAAATTTAAAAATAACCAAATACGGGAATATAGATTTAGCCAAATTAAATGGTGAGTTTACCTATCGAGCCATTGACAAAGGCGTTCCTCAACGACCCGTTTTTGTAGGCGCCAGCAATCCGTATTACACGCCTTTGGACCAAATATCACCTTACTTGCAAAAATGTGTTCTAACCTCCGAAGATCCGTCTTTTATGTCACATCATGGCTTTATAAACGAAGCCTTCAAACAATCGATTCTGAAAAACATTCGCACCAAAAAATTCTCTCGTGGCGCAAGTACCATAAGCATGCAATTGGTTAAAAATGTATTCCTTACCCGAGAAAAAACCTTGTCGAGAAAACTGGAAGAAATTCTATTGGTGTATATCATTGAAAACAACCGAATCACGAGCAAACAACGTATGCTCGAGGTATATTTCAACATTATCGAATGGGGTCCGAACATATATGGAATTGGCGAAGCAGCCGAGTTTTATTTCCAGAAAAGACCAGCCGATTTGAATGTGCAAGAATGTCTATTCCTGGCTACCATTATCCCAAAACCAAAGAAATTCATGTGGCAATTTGACCAAGAAGGTTTGCAAAAAGCATACGCCACTAAACAGCAAGCTTTCTTGAGAAACTTAATGTTTCGCCGTGGATTATTGGTTCCCGAAGATACTATTGGTTTATCAGCTCCGATAACACTTACGGGTCGTGCTCATTCTTTATTGAACATCAAAGTTCAAGATACTACTGTTATTGATTCAACATCGGCAAAAGAAGAATTTGATTTTTAA
- the radA gene encoding DNA repair protein RadA produces MTKVKTTFFCQNCGAQYARWQGQCNSCKEWNTIAEEIIQKQEKVAWKSESSTTSKAPKPLRINEIDSAEEIRLDTTDNELNRVLGGGIVPGSLILLGGEPGIGKSTLLLQISLKLPYKTLYVSGEESQKQIKMRAERITPNGDNCYILTETKTQNIFKQIEAIQPEIVIIDSIQTLHTDYIESTAGSISQIRETTAELIKFAKETNIPVILIGHITKDGTIAGPKILEHMVDTVLQFEGDRNHVYRILRSLKNRFGSTAEIGIYEMLGSGLREVSNPSEILISHKDEELSGTAIATTLEGMRPLMIEIQSLVSTAVYGTPQRSTTGYNAKRLNMILAVLEKRAGFRLGAKDVFLNVTGGISVDDPAIDLAVVAAILSSNEDIPVNKDFCFAGEVGLSGEIRPVNRVDQRIQEAEKLGFSTIFVSKYNKIALKNTGIKIQLVAKIEDVASQLFG; encoded by the coding sequence ATGACCAAAGTAAAAACAACTTTTTTTTGCCAGAATTGTGGTGCGCAATATGCCAGATGGCAAGGACAGTGCAATTCCTGTAAAGAATGGAATACTATTGCCGAGGAAATTATACAAAAGCAGGAAAAAGTAGCTTGGAAAAGTGAATCATCTACCACTAGTAAAGCACCAAAACCGTTACGAATCAACGAAATTGACAGTGCAGAAGAAATTCGTCTCGATACTACCGATAACGAATTGAATAGAGTTCTGGGTGGAGGAATCGTTCCTGGATCTCTTATCCTTCTGGGAGGTGAGCCTGGAATTGGAAAGAGTACACTTTTATTGCAAATTTCCTTAAAATTACCTTACAAAACTTTATACGTTTCTGGCGAAGAAAGCCAAAAACAAATAAAAATGCGTGCCGAACGTATCACTCCAAACGGAGATAATTGCTACATTCTTACCGAAACAAAAACACAGAATATCTTCAAACAGATTGAAGCCATTCAGCCCGAAATTGTCATAATCGATTCGATTCAAACTTTGCATACCGATTATATTGAATCTACTGCAGGAAGTATTTCACAAATACGAGAAACAACTGCAGAACTTATCAAATTTGCCAAAGAAACCAATATTCCAGTAATCTTAATTGGACATATTACTAAAGACGGAACTATAGCAGGTCCAAAAATATTGGAACATATGGTCGATACGGTGCTTCAATTTGAAGGAGACCGCAACCATGTCTATCGTATTTTGCGTTCGCTGAAAAACCGTTTTGGATCAACTGCCGAAATTGGGATTTATGAGATGCTAGGCAGCGGATTGCGAGAAGTATCAAATCCATCCGAAATATTGATTTCTCACAAAGACGAAGAATTGTCAGGAACGGCCATTGCAACTACACTCGAGGGCATGAGACCTTTGATGATTGAAATACAATCGTTGGTAAGTACCGCAGTTTACGGAACACCGCAAAGAAGCACTACAGGTTATAACGCCAAAAGACTAAACATGATTTTAGCCGTTTTGGAAAAAAGAGCTGGCTTTAGGCTTGGTGCCAAAGACGTTTTCTTGAATGTAACCGGCGGAATCTCCGTAGACGATCCAGCCATAGATTTAGCTGTTGTGGCCGCCATTTTATCATCAAATGAAGACATTCCAGTCAACAAAGATTTTTGTTTTGCTGGCGAAGTTGGGCTTTCGGGTGAAATTCGTCCTGTCAACCGAGTGGATCAGCGTATTCAAGAAGCTGAAAAATTGGGATTTTCGACTATTTTTGTATCCAAATACAATAAAATCGCCTTAAAAAATACGGGAATAAAAATCCAATTGGTGGCCAAAATCGAAGATGTTGCCAGCCAGTTGTTCGGATAA